The following are from one region of the Alicyclobacillus fastidiosus genome:
- a CDS encoding amidohydrolase family protein, producing the protein MFDVHSHFVPRRVLEWLELNQARVPMTLDERVPGKDPFLTVNDKWSFELKRTFFDPAAYLAEQSAAGIKHTLVSPIPQLFLYDFSADITTAVSELYNGELAAWVQSHDERLSGLGTIPLNAPEQAAQTLETALDLGLKGVIIGPGHQGIPLSDERFRPVWQKADDAGAIVFIHPLLNDDPRIQRLMMPNLIGVPWETTICALDLILGGVLDQYPNVKVLLAHGGGFLPYQVGRLTQGYSVWPAVRNTIQESPAEYLRRFWYDSVLWDERSLKYLQSVVGLERVLPGSDYPFDLRVWPPMLENEDAVQAFLNI; encoded by the coding sequence ATGTTTGATGTCCACTCGCATTTTGTGCCGAGACGCGTCTTGGAGTGGCTCGAGTTGAACCAGGCACGGGTGCCGATGACGCTTGATGAACGAGTTCCAGGCAAAGATCCATTTCTGACCGTGAATGACAAATGGAGCTTTGAGCTCAAGCGAACGTTTTTCGATCCCGCCGCCTACCTGGCGGAACAATCTGCAGCGGGCATCAAACATACCTTGGTCTCACCCATCCCGCAACTCTTTCTGTACGATTTCTCCGCAGACATCACGACAGCCGTCAGTGAACTGTACAACGGCGAACTCGCGGCGTGGGTGCAGTCGCACGATGAAAGACTTTCCGGCTTGGGGACCATCCCGTTAAATGCGCCAGAACAGGCCGCGCAGACGTTAGAGACTGCGCTCGATTTGGGACTTAAAGGGGTCATCATCGGTCCCGGCCATCAGGGGATACCGCTCAGCGACGAGCGATTTCGTCCGGTTTGGCAAAAGGCCGACGATGCGGGCGCCATTGTCTTTATCCATCCTCTGTTAAACGATGACCCGCGGATTCAACGCCTCATGATGCCAAATTTAATCGGCGTTCCCTGGGAGACGACGATTTGTGCGCTCGATCTCATCTTGGGTGGCGTGTTAGATCAATATCCAAACGTAAAAGTTCTGCTTGCTCACGGCGGTGGGTTTCTGCCCTATCAGGTAGGGCGCCTTACTCAAGGTTACTCGGTGTGGCCCGCTGTCCGAAACACGATTCAGGAGTCTCCCGCTGAATACCTGCGCCGCTTTTGGTACGACAGCGTGCTCTGGGACGAGCGCTCGCTCAAATACCTTCAGAGTGTGGTGGGGTTGGAACGAGTTTTACCGGGATCGGATTACCCGTTTGATTTACGCGTTTGGCCGCCGATGCTGGAGAATGAGGACGCGGTGCAGGCATTCTTGAACATTTGA
- a CDS encoding fumarylacetoacetate hydrolase family protein, translated as MTFETIANELYDHQTSAEELEKLTLRYDGLSVEDAYQIQDLVMERYMRGDDRLIGWKMGLTSKAKQQSVGVDEAIYGHLLKSMELHIPEVSLEGLIHPRVEPELAFVLKRPLEGPDVTPRDVWLATECIMPAIEVIDSRYKNFSFTLVDVIADNASSAKFYVGPQAFSPYQFQWEGVGVVMKQNGAVVQTGAGAAVLGHPVHSVVEQVRMLSRVGKRVEAGMLVLTGGITEAIHIYEGDSICVEFDGLGELNLSVRA; from the coding sequence GTGACCTTTGAGACGATTGCAAACGAATTGTATGACCATCAGACATCTGCCGAGGAACTCGAGAAGCTCACGCTTCGTTACGACGGGCTCAGCGTGGAGGATGCGTACCAGATTCAAGATTTGGTGATGGAGCGGTATATGCGCGGAGACGACCGGTTGATCGGCTGGAAAATGGGTTTGACGAGCAAGGCCAAACAGCAGTCGGTCGGCGTGGACGAGGCGATTTACGGACATCTGTTGAAGTCGATGGAATTGCATATCCCCGAGGTGTCTCTAGAGGGGCTCATTCACCCGCGCGTGGAGCCAGAACTTGCGTTTGTGTTGAAGCGCCCGCTGGAGGGCCCGGATGTCACGCCTCGCGACGTCTGGCTCGCCACGGAATGTATCATGCCTGCCATCGAAGTCATCGACAGCCGATATAAAAATTTTTCGTTCACGTTGGTCGATGTGATTGCGGACAACGCATCTAGCGCCAAATTCTATGTTGGACCACAGGCTTTTTCACCGTACCAGTTCCAATGGGAAGGTGTTGGTGTGGTGATGAAGCAAAATGGAGCAGTCGTGCAGACTGGCGCAGGTGCGGCGGTGCTTGGGCATCCCGTGCACTCTGTGGTTGAACAAGTACGCATGTTGAGTCGAGTCGGCAAGCGGGTTGAGGCGGGCATGCTGGTGCTCACCGGAGGTATCACGGAGGCCATTCACATCTATGAAGGGGACTCCATCTGCGTCGAGTTTGACGGTCTGGGTGAGTTGAATCTGTCCGTGCGCGCCTAA
- a CDS encoding 4-hydroxybenzoate 3-monooxygenase, with the protein MAGCDGFHGPSRRTIPSQLRMEYQKAYPVAWLGILTEAPPSNAELIYSSHERGFALVSTRSPEIQRMYVQVDATDHIDAWSDERIWSELHARLAGTDGFRLIEGPIVQKNIVPMRSFVCDPMQHGRLFLAGDSAHIVPPTGAKGLNLAVSDARVLAEGMAQFYQTNSCSLLGEYTAICLRRVWKAQRFSNLMTSMLHRFADHTAYERRVQLAELDYLTSSRAGLTTLAENYVGLPIEWGPR; encoded by the coding sequence ATCGCTGGTTGCGACGGATTTCACGGACCGAGTCGACGAACGATACCTAGCCAGTTGCGAATGGAGTACCAGAAGGCGTACCCGGTTGCCTGGCTCGGCATCTTGACAGAAGCCCCGCCGTCGAATGCGGAACTAATCTACAGCAGTCACGAGCGCGGGTTTGCACTGGTAAGCACGAGGTCGCCCGAGATTCAGCGCATGTACGTGCAGGTGGATGCGACTGATCACATCGACGCTTGGTCCGACGAGCGGATATGGAGTGAATTGCACGCGCGGTTGGCGGGAACCGACGGGTTCCGCCTGATCGAAGGGCCGATCGTTCAGAAGAACATCGTACCCATGCGCAGTTTCGTGTGTGACCCGATGCAGCACGGCCGCCTGTTTCTCGCTGGGGACAGCGCGCATATCGTGCCGCCGACCGGAGCGAAGGGATTGAACCTCGCCGTTTCCGACGCGCGCGTGCTGGCCGAGGGGATGGCGCAGTTCTATCAGACGAATAGCTGCAGTCTGCTCGGTGAGTACACCGCCATCTGTCTTCGCCGCGTTTGGAAGGCACAGCGGTTTTCCAACTTGATGACGTCGATGCTGCACCGCTTCGCTGACCACACGGCGTACGAGCGCAGGGTGCAGTTGGCGGAACTGGACTATCTCACGTCCTCGCGCGCCGGGCTGACCACATTGGCAGAAAATTATGTGGGGTTGCCGATTGAATGGGGACCGCGCTGA
- the dmpG gene encoding 4-hydroxy-2-oxovalerate aldolase, with translation MKYKISLTDVTLRDGMHAVRHQFSVDDASAIAGALDGTGVALIEATHGDGLGGSSVQYGFSKETEEDYLRAVCDTVKAARVAALLLPGIGTMSELKKAVEWGIRAVRVATHSTEADIAEQHIGEARKLGLDTVGFLMMSHMTSVDTLVEEAKKMESYGAHCVYIVDSAGAMLMDEVRAKVSALRNALSPEVQVGFHAHNNLGVSVANSIAAVEEGAYRIDASLAGLGAGAGNTPLEVFVAACEKHGIDTGVQLYPVMDAAEEVVRPRMHRPIVTDKISLTLGYSGVYSSFLLHAFRAAEQFQVDPRDVLVELGRRKVVGGQEDMIVDVAYELSKQV, from the coding sequence ATGAAATACAAAATATCGCTCACTGACGTCACCTTGCGTGACGGGATGCATGCGGTCAGACATCAGTTCAGCGTGGATGACGCTTCGGCGATTGCGGGCGCACTCGATGGCACGGGCGTCGCGCTGATTGAGGCCACGCATGGCGACGGGCTGGGCGGCAGCTCGGTTCAGTATGGATTTTCCAAGGAGACCGAGGAGGACTATTTGCGGGCGGTCTGTGACACCGTGAAGGCTGCGCGCGTGGCGGCGCTCTTGCTGCCGGGCATCGGGACGATGTCGGAACTGAAAAAGGCGGTCGAATGGGGGATTCGGGCTGTTCGAGTCGCGACCCATTCGACGGAAGCCGACATTGCGGAGCAGCACATCGGGGAGGCCCGTAAACTCGGTTTGGATACGGTTGGCTTTCTGATGATGTCTCACATGACGTCTGTCGACACGCTCGTCGAAGAGGCCAAGAAGATGGAGTCGTACGGGGCGCATTGCGTCTATATCGTCGACTCCGCCGGTGCTATGCTGATGGACGAGGTTCGAGCGAAGGTCTCGGCGCTGCGCAATGCCTTGTCGCCAGAGGTGCAGGTCGGGTTCCACGCCCACAACAATTTGGGCGTTTCCGTGGCTAACTCCATCGCTGCCGTCGAGGAAGGGGCTTATCGCATCGACGCCAGTCTGGCGGGACTCGGTGCGGGTGCTGGAAACACGCCGCTCGAAGTCTTCGTGGCGGCGTGTGAGAAGCACGGCATCGATACCGGCGTCCAACTGTACCCGGTGATGGACGCGGCGGAAGAGGTGGTCCGTCCGCGGATGCATCGTCCAATCGTCACCGATAAGATCAGTCTCACGCTGGGGTACTCCGGCGTCTATTCCAGCTTCCTGCTTCACGCGTTTCGGGCGGCCGAACAATTCCAGGTCGACCCGCGCGACGTGCTCGTGGAACTCGGTCGGCGCAAGGTTGTCGGCGGGCAGGAGGACATGATTGTCGACGTGGCGTACGAGCTTTCCAAACAGGTTTGA
- a CDS encoding IclR family transcriptional regulator translates to METQMHDYRTLSSLKNALHVLNCFTMDRPEKGITEIAEELQLSKSTVHRVMTTLAEEGFVRRDERTHRYRLGLSVLSLGGIIMSNLEIYREGQHLLESFVNRFDETVHLAVLEDYSTVYVSKLECKHPIQILTHLGRKNPLHCTSSGKAILAHQPPEFIEEVLRRGLEKATPNTLTDPEELSRSLTQVREDGYAMSRGELRDGVHSVAVPIRDYTRAVIGAVTVVGPAERFTETKMQSLARTLHGIAAEISSRLGYYERRRS, encoded by the coding sequence ATGGAGACTCAGATGCACGACTACCGTACCCTATCATCCCTGAAAAACGCCTTGCACGTGCTCAACTGCTTCACCATGGATCGGCCCGAAAAGGGCATCACTGAGATCGCAGAGGAACTGCAACTGTCCAAGAGCACGGTGCATCGAGTCATGACGACATTGGCCGAGGAAGGGTTTGTCCGCCGAGACGAACGCACACATCGCTATCGGCTCGGGCTATCTGTGCTCAGCCTGGGCGGCATTATCATGTCCAACCTCGAAATCTATCGCGAGGGCCAGCACCTGCTTGAATCGTTTGTCAACCGCTTCGACGAAACCGTCCATTTAGCCGTGCTCGAAGACTATTCCACGGTGTATGTCAGCAAGCTCGAATGCAAGCACCCGATTCAGATCCTCACGCACTTGGGCCGCAAAAATCCCCTGCACTGCACGAGCTCGGGCAAGGCGATCTTGGCACACCAGCCACCGGAGTTTATCGAAGAAGTGCTGCGGCGCGGACTCGAAAAGGCCACGCCAAATACCTTGACCGACCCCGAGGAGCTCTCGCGGTCGCTCACGCAAGTTCGCGAGGACGGGTACGCGATGAGCCGAGGGGAACTGCGCGATGGCGTGCACTCCGTAGCGGTTCCCATCCGCGATTATACGCGGGCCGTCATCGGCGCGGTCACCGTGGTGGGACCGGCCGAGCGCTTCACGGAGACCAAGATGCAGTCGCTCGCGCGAACCTTGCACGGCATCGCGGCGGAGATCTCGAGTCGACTCGGATACTACGAACGCCGCCGATCATGA
- a CDS encoding acetaldehyde dehydrogenase (acetylating), protein MAKLKAMIVGSGNIGTDLMIKLKRSDWLEPAWMIGIDPASDGLKRAKAAGLEVSAEGLQAVLAAGARPDVVFDATSAKAHVRHAKLLREAGIQAIDLTPAARGPYVIAAVNLEEHLESENVNMVTCGGQATVPIVHAVSRVVGVSYGEIVATIASKSAGPGTRQNIDEFTETTSRAIETIGGAKKGKAIIILNPADPPILMRDTIYCLMEDSGPAVYQKVEESIHQMVAHVQTYVPGYRLNRDPIFKDNMVSVSIEVEGLGDYLPVYAGNLDIMTAAAVKFSEEYAKHQSPVHK, encoded by the coding sequence ATGGCGAAGTTGAAAGCGATGATCGTCGGTTCGGGAAATATCGGAACCGACTTGATGATCAAGTTGAAGCGGAGCGACTGGCTTGAACCGGCGTGGATGATCGGGATCGATCCGGCCTCCGATGGATTGAAGAGGGCGAAGGCGGCTGGACTTGAAGTGTCTGCCGAAGGGCTGCAGGCGGTCTTGGCAGCCGGTGCTCGACCAGATGTGGTGTTCGATGCCACGAGTGCCAAGGCACACGTGAGACACGCAAAGTTGCTCCGGGAGGCCGGAATCCAGGCCATCGACTTGACGCCAGCGGCTCGCGGTCCATACGTCATCGCTGCCGTCAATCTCGAGGAGCACCTCGAGTCGGAAAACGTCAATATGGTGACGTGCGGCGGACAGGCGACAGTGCCGATCGTGCACGCGGTCAGCCGCGTCGTCGGCGTCAGCTACGGGGAGATCGTCGCAACTATCGCTAGCAAGAGTGCTGGCCCGGGGACGCGCCAAAATATCGACGAATTTACGGAGACGACATCGAGGGCGATTGAGACCATTGGCGGTGCCAAAAAGGGTAAGGCTATCATCATTCTCAATCCTGCTGATCCGCCTATCCTCATGCGCGACACGATTTACTGCCTAATGGAGGACAGCGGCCCGGCGGTTTATCAGAAAGTCGAGGAGTCCATTCATCAGATGGTTGCGCATGTGCAAACATACGTGCCTGGATATCGCTTGAATCGGGATCCGATCTTCAAAGACAACATGGTCAGCGTATCCATCGAAGTCGAGGGACTCGGGGACTATCTGCCCGTCTACGCTGGAAATCTCGACATCATGACCGCGGCGGCGGTGAAGTTTAGTGAAGAGTACGCGAAACATCAATCGCCTGTGCACAAGTGA
- a CDS encoding aldehyde dehydrogenase translates to MEQVLHFIDGKFVPSADGRTFDNINPATGEKIGTVAEGSAFEINQAVTAARRAFQTWGKTSAAERSAVLNRIAQLMEERLEELALLETMDTGKPLSLSKSLDIPRAAYNFRFFADFVKGLSTECFEMEGVALNYALRRPVGVAGLISPWNLPLLLLTWKVAPCLAAGDTCVIKPAELTPMTATVLAEICKEAGLPDGVLNVVHGFGPDAAGSALTEHQNVDLISLTGETSTGRAVMKAASATLKGLSFELGGKNPNLIFADADLDDAIETTLRSSFANQGEVCLCGSRIYVERPIYDTFVERFAAKASELVVGDPLDPKTNVGSLISQEHLERVEGFIERAVQEGGRVILGGKRPEHLSRGAFLEPTIIVDVDSSCEITRQEVFGPVVTIQPFDTVEEVIEIANDTSYGLSATVWTTDLKRAHRVAGALEAGIVWVNTWFLRDLRTPFGGSKQSGIGREGGVHSFEFFSELKNICIKL, encoded by the coding sequence ATGGAACAGGTATTGCATTTTATCGACGGTAAGTTTGTGCCATCTGCGGATGGTCGCACGTTTGACAATATCAATCCGGCTACTGGGGAGAAGATCGGCACTGTCGCAGAAGGGAGTGCCTTCGAGATCAACCAAGCGGTCACGGCGGCGCGCCGCGCGTTTCAGACGTGGGGCAAGACGTCGGCGGCCGAGCGGTCGGCAGTGCTGAATCGCATCGCTCAACTGATGGAAGAGCGACTAGAGGAGCTCGCGCTGCTAGAGACGATGGACACCGGCAAGCCCTTGTCGCTGTCCAAGAGCTTGGATATTCCGCGCGCCGCGTACAACTTTCGGTTTTTCGCGGATTTCGTCAAAGGGTTGTCGACGGAGTGTTTCGAGATGGAGGGCGTGGCGCTCAACTACGCCTTGCGGCGGCCTGTCGGGGTAGCAGGACTGATTTCCCCCTGGAACTTGCCACTTCTCCTGTTGACGTGGAAAGTTGCGCCTTGTCTCGCTGCAGGCGATACGTGCGTCATCAAGCCCGCGGAGTTGACGCCCATGACCGCCACGGTGCTGGCAGAAATATGCAAGGAGGCTGGCTTGCCGGATGGCGTGCTCAACGTCGTGCACGGCTTTGGGCCAGACGCCGCGGGATCTGCGCTCACAGAACACCAAAACGTCGACCTGATCTCGCTCACCGGTGAGACGTCGACGGGGCGCGCGGTGATGAAGGCGGCCTCGGCGACGCTCAAGGGGTTGTCGTTCGAACTGGGCGGCAAGAACCCGAATCTCATCTTCGCCGATGCAGATCTCGACGACGCCATCGAGACGACGCTCCGATCGAGCTTCGCCAATCAAGGCGAAGTGTGTCTCTGTGGTTCCCGCATCTACGTGGAGCGCCCCATCTACGACACGTTTGTCGAACGATTCGCAGCCAAAGCGAGCGAACTGGTCGTCGGAGATCCGTTGGATCCCAAGACGAATGTCGGATCGCTCATCAGTCAGGAGCACCTGGAGCGCGTCGAGGGGTTCATCGAGCGAGCCGTCCAGGAGGGAGGACGCGTCATCCTCGGCGGCAAGCGCCCGGAACATCTGAGCAGAGGCGCCTTCCTCGAACCGACCATCATCGTCGACGTCGATTCCTCGTGTGAGATCACGCGGCAAGAAGTATTCGGCCCCGTGGTGACCATCCAACCGTTTGATACGGTCGAAGAGGTGATTGAAATCGCCAACGACACGAGTTACGGACTGAGTGCGACGGTTTGGACGACCGATTTGAAGCGAGCCCATCGCGTCGCTGGGGCGTTGGAGGCAGGTATCGTCTGGGTCAACACGTGGTTCCTGCGCGACCTCCGGACGCCGTTCGGCGGTTCCAAGCAAAGTGGCATTGGCCGCGAGGGTGGCGTTCACTCGTTCGAATTTTTCTCGGAACTCAAGAATATCTGCATCAAGTTGTAA
- a CDS encoding 2-keto-4-pentenoate hydratase, translating into MSIGTSSRYAERLFQAQQNLSPIPPITSEGAEITMETAYAIQLHNVERRLAAGDRVVGHKIGLTSKPMQAMLGVDEPDFGHLFASMQYQSGDTVDYPLIQPRVEPELAFLLQDDLIGPNVSVQDVLRATRYVLPAIEIIDSRIADWRIQLADTIADNASLGCFVLGDAVRAPEEVNLTTIGGVLRVNGAIVQTGAGGAVMGHPAAAVAWLANKLSSLGTELKAGEVILSGAISAAVTVQPGDRVSLSFGPLGKVDLMMKA; encoded by the coding sequence GTGTCGATAGGGACATCATCGAGATACGCGGAGAGACTTTTTCAGGCCCAACAAAATCTGTCACCGATTCCACCCATCACGAGTGAAGGCGCCGAGATAACCATGGAAACGGCGTATGCCATCCAATTGCACAACGTGGAGAGGCGCCTCGCGGCTGGCGACCGAGTGGTCGGTCACAAAATTGGCCTGACGAGCAAACCGATGCAGGCGATGCTTGGTGTCGATGAGCCGGATTTCGGCCACCTATTCGCCTCCATGCAATACCAGTCCGGGGACACCGTGGATTATCCCCTGATTCAGCCTCGCGTGGAGCCTGAGTTGGCCTTCTTGTTACAGGATGATTTAATCGGACCGAACGTGAGTGTTCAGGATGTATTGCGAGCCACGCGATACGTGTTGCCTGCGATTGAGATCATCGACAGCCGCATCGCCGACTGGCGAATTCAGTTGGCGGACACCATTGCCGACAACGCTTCCCTGGGCTGTTTCGTTCTAGGCGACGCGGTTCGCGCTCCGGAAGAGGTCAACCTCACGACTATCGGAGGTGTTCTGCGAGTCAACGGGGCCATTGTGCAGACCGGGGCTGGCGGCGCCGTCATGGGACATCCAGCTGCAGCGGTAGCTTGGCTGGCCAACAAGCTATCCTCCCTTGGGACTGAACTGAAGGCGGGCGAGGTCATCCTCTCCGGGGCGATCAGCGCGGCTGTGACGGTCCAACCGGGGGATCGCGTTTCGCTCTCGTTTGGCCCGCTCGGCAAAGTGGATTTGATGATGAAGGCGTAG
- a CDS encoding FAD-dependent monooxygenase → MKTQVGIIGAGPAGLMLAHLLHRRGIECIVLEHRSRKDIEETIRAGVLEQGTVDLMRELGLADRLLAQGQAHHGFELRFGGVSHRVNMSELTGGKHVTVYAQHEVIRDLVGGCERCGIPIYFEVSQVSLEAVEMSPVIRFVHRGARRQITCTATLSLVATDFTDRVDERYLASCEWSTRRRTRLPGSAS, encoded by the coding sequence CTCGCACATTTACTCCACCGGCGCGGGATTGAATGCATCGTGTTAGAGCATCGCTCACGCAAGGACATCGAGGAGACGATTCGAGCGGGGGTGCTCGAGCAGGGAACTGTCGACCTGATGCGAGAGCTTGGTCTCGCTGACAGACTGCTCGCGCAAGGACAGGCGCATCACGGCTTTGAATTGCGCTTTGGCGGCGTGAGCCATCGCGTCAACATGTCGGAACTGACGGGTGGAAAGCACGTCACGGTGTACGCCCAGCACGAAGTGATCCGAGATTTGGTGGGCGGGTGTGAGCGGTGTGGAATTCCCATCTACTTCGAGGTCTCTCAAGTCTCGTTGGAGGCTGTTGAGATGAGCCCCGTCATTCGCTTTGTTCACCGTGGGGCGAGGCGGCAGATAACTTGCACTGCGACTTTATCGCTGGTTGCGACGGATTTCACGGACCGAGTCGACGAACGATACCTAGCCAGTTGCGAATGGAGTACCAGAAGGCGTACCCGGTTGCCTGGCTCGGCATCTTGA
- a CDS encoding extradiol ring-cleavage dioxygenase, with the protein MSLELAMISPHTPRICHQDRVPEFQKDMVQAMYEAANVIDSVNPDAIVLVSCHWMSSFFHYVDATDRHKGILTAFECPDLITDVPYDHPGDSALAMEFVEAGKAAGLSVVGINDPTYVWDYGTVVPLRYLLKRTDIPIVDLSVCWAASLEETVEWGRAIGEVIRNSPKRIVFVASGALAHNLGRRPDLWPNLTEQTLDREFCNHLVNGDRKSALDMLPSYAKAAGVESGGRHVAMLLGVLQSDFRGVLHGYGPSSGSGNPVLTIRHAS; encoded by the coding sequence ATGAGTTTGGAATTGGCGATGATCTCGCCGCACACGCCGCGAATTTGCCATCAGGACAGGGTGCCGGAGTTCCAAAAGGATATGGTGCAAGCGATGTACGAAGCGGCGAACGTGATCGACAGCGTGAACCCCGATGCCATCGTGCTCGTGTCCTGCCACTGGATGTCCAGCTTCTTTCATTATGTAGATGCGACCGACCGCCACAAGGGCATTTTAACGGCGTTCGAATGTCCAGATTTGATCACGGACGTTCCATATGATCACCCTGGTGATTCGGCGCTCGCCATGGAGTTTGTCGAGGCCGGGAAGGCGGCTGGCCTGTCGGTTGTCGGCATCAACGACCCGACTTACGTGTGGGATTACGGCACGGTTGTCCCTCTGCGCTACTTGTTGAAACGAACGGATATCCCCATTGTCGACTTGTCTGTGTGCTGGGCTGCTTCCCTTGAGGAGACCGTGGAATGGGGGAGGGCGATTGGCGAAGTGATTCGCAATTCGCCAAAGCGAATCGTGTTCGTTGCCAGTGGCGCATTGGCGCACAATTTGGGCCGCCGTCCAGACCTCTGGCCGAATCTGACCGAACAGACGCTTGATCGCGAGTTTTGCAACCACTTGGTTAACGGCGACCGAAAATCCGCGTTGGACATGTTGCCGTCTTACGCCAAAGCGGCGGGCGTGGAGTCGGGCGGTCGACACGTCGCGATGCTCTTGGGCGTCCTTCAAAGCGACTTCCGCGGCGTTCTGCACGGATACGGGCCGTCGTCCGGCTCAGGCAACCCAGTCTTGACGATCCGTCACGCGAGTTAA
- a CDS encoding 4-oxalocrotonate tautomerase: MPLIQMSIIEGRPPEVKKELIREVTDAVVRTLGAKPEAVRVLLYEVPPEHWGVGGVSKADEQDS; the protein is encoded by the coding sequence ATGCCGCTGATTCAGATGAGCATCATCGAAGGAAGGCCGCCTGAGGTCAAAAAGGAATTGATTCGCGAAGTGACAGATGCCGTCGTGCGAACCCTGGGCGCCAAGCCGGAGGCGGTTCGCGTCCTCCTGTATGAAGTGCCGCCCGAACACTGGGGCGTTGGCGGTGTGTCGAAGGCGGATGAACAAGATTCGTAA